The proteins below are encoded in one region of Aquisphaera giovannonii:
- a CDS encoding fumarylacetoacetate hydrolase family protein → MRWVTVATEDGPRACGVVRGSYVDVNAADPRRPATVRGLLALGEGERRAAWEALEGGPVRYDPATARLLAPVPDPRKILCIGLNYRDHAIESGAEIPGEPVLFAKYATTLIGHGAPIVLPRACREVDYEAELVVAIGRGGRHIPRDRAFEHVGGYTVGHDVSARDWQFRGPARQWTIGKTFDTFAPAGPELVSPDEAGDPHDLGIRLRLNGQVMQDSSTTQLIFGIDVLIAYLSQVMTLEPGDLIYTGTPPGVGMARKPPVWLKAGDVVEVEIDRLGTLSNTVVAENTD, encoded by the coding sequence GTGCGCTGGGTGACGGTGGCGACGGAGGACGGGCCGAGGGCCTGCGGGGTGGTGCGGGGGAGCTACGTGGACGTGAACGCGGCGGACCCGCGGCGGCCGGCGACGGTCCGCGGGCTGCTCGCGCTGGGGGAGGGCGAGCGGCGGGCGGCGTGGGAGGCGCTGGAGGGAGGCCCGGTGCGATACGACCCGGCGACGGCCCGATTGCTCGCGCCGGTGCCGGACCCGCGGAAGATCCTCTGCATCGGGCTGAACTACCGCGACCACGCGATCGAGAGCGGGGCGGAGATCCCGGGCGAGCCGGTGCTCTTCGCCAAGTATGCGACCACGCTGATCGGCCACGGCGCGCCGATCGTCCTGCCGAGGGCCTGCCGCGAGGTCGATTACGAGGCGGAGCTCGTGGTGGCGATCGGCCGGGGGGGGCGGCACATCCCCCGCGACCGGGCGTTCGAGCACGTCGGCGGGTACACGGTCGGCCACGACGTCTCGGCGCGGGACTGGCAGTTCCGCGGGCCGGCGAGGCAGTGGACGATCGGCAAGACGTTCGACACCTTCGCCCCGGCCGGCCCGGAGCTCGTCTCCCCCGACGAGGCCGGCGACCCGCACGACCTGGGGATCCGCCTCAGGCTCAACGGGCAGGTCATGCAGGATTCGAGCACGACGCAGCTCATCTTCGGCATCGACGTCCTGATCGCGTACCTCTCCCAGGTCATGACCCTGGAGCCCGGCGACCTGATCTATACGGGCACCCCGCCGGGAGTCGGCATGGCGAGGAAGCCGCCGGTCTGGCTGAAGGCGGGGGACGTCGTCGAGGTCGAGATCGACCGGCTGGGCACACTGAGCAATACGGTCGTGGCGGAAAATACGGACTAA
- a CDS encoding DNA integrity scanning protein DisA nucleotide-binding domain protein, protein MTPNAAPKLGTPQQVLSLACEAAQRLGAAGILVIPDGPLDWDLVPTSCGGVPVLAASASDRQLDAIRGRGIVAIEVEPSEAAIAERITLALIEAVANDLLKAGARVVVVYSGFEAEALDSLTVIRLGEHLERLTARDLRALEEWVPFETLKAVVDTAVEIGREGREGKAVGSLIVVGDARNVLARTRPLGFDPFKGYRRKERNVRDVRVREAIKEIAQMDGAFVVARDGTVEAACRLIDAPMAGLTLTKGLGTRHWAAAAITAVTKALAVVVSQSNGTVRLFQDGEVILRIAPMRHARAMKWQDADSEPSPPRPDRDNGRDRDRDRDREKPAAKPGEPPRSG, encoded by the coding sequence GTGACGCCGAACGCCGCCCCCAAGCTTGGCACCCCGCAGCAGGTCCTCTCGCTGGCCTGCGAGGCGGCCCAGCGGCTGGGCGCGGCCGGCATCCTGGTCATCCCCGACGGGCCGCTCGACTGGGACCTCGTGCCGACCTCCTGCGGCGGAGTGCCGGTCCTGGCCGCGTCCGCGTCCGACCGCCAGCTCGACGCCATCCGCGGGCGCGGCATCGTCGCGATCGAGGTCGAGCCCAGCGAGGCGGCCATCGCCGAGCGGATCACCCTGGCCCTCATCGAGGCGGTCGCCAACGACCTGCTGAAGGCCGGCGCCCGCGTGGTCGTCGTCTACTCCGGGTTCGAGGCCGAGGCGCTCGACTCCCTGACCGTGATCCGCCTGGGCGAGCACCTGGAGCGGCTCACCGCGAGGGACCTGCGGGCGCTCGAGGAGTGGGTGCCGTTCGAGACGCTCAAGGCCGTCGTGGACACGGCCGTGGAGATCGGCCGCGAGGGCCGCGAGGGCAAGGCGGTCGGCTCCCTGATCGTCGTCGGCGACGCCCGCAACGTCCTGGCCCGCACCCGGCCGCTGGGCTTCGACCCGTTCAAGGGCTACCGCCGCAAGGAGCGGAACGTCCGCGACGTGCGGGTCCGCGAGGCGATCAAGGAGATCGCCCAGATGGACGGCGCCTTCGTCGTCGCCCGCGACGGCACCGTGGAGGCGGCCTGCCGGCTGATCGACGCCCCGATGGCCGGCCTCACCCTCACCAAGGGCCTGGGGACGCGGCACTGGGCCGCCGCCGCGATCACCGCGGTGACCAAGGCCCTGGCCGTGGTCGTCAGCCAGTCCAACGGCACCGTCCGCCTCTTCCAGGACGGCGAGGTCATCCTCCGCATCGCCCCCATGCGCCACGCCCGCGCCATGAAGTGGCAGGACGCCGACTCCGAGCCCTCCCCCCCCCGCCCCGACCGCGACAACGGGAGGGACCGCGACCGCGACAGGGACAGGGAGAAGCCCGCGGCCAAGCCCGGCGAGCCGCCGAGGTCCGGCTGA
- a CDS encoding tetratricopeptide repeat protein has product MWRAASIAAWSAWLVLLAASAGCSWHDTRKGAPAVPLSPEQAARAQAISEQARAALDRKDLEGARLALLQLVAVTPASSEAQQRLGKVLQLQGRFGEAEACFRKALALDPDYVAALIGLGTVEAARGDTASALRRFDSAIEVEPRDAEARFVAAGVLESIGRTDEALAGYFRTIELNPLQAEASRRIGAIELARGQPDLALARLDQAVELAPEDGEARLLRGRAHRILRHATEALADLKIAANLLPDRPEVHLQLALALEAVQQKPAALAAAEKALQLAPNDADARDLTRRLRR; this is encoded by the coding sequence ATGTGGCGTGCGGCCTCGATCGCTGCCTGGAGCGCCTGGCTCGTCCTGCTTGCGGCGTCCGCCGGATGCAGCTGGCACGACACGCGCAAGGGGGCTCCCGCGGTGCCGCTCTCGCCCGAGCAGGCGGCGCGGGCCCAGGCGATCAGCGAGCAGGCGCGGGCGGCGCTCGACCGGAAGGACCTGGAGGGGGCGCGGCTCGCGCTGCTCCAGCTCGTGGCGGTGACCCCCGCGTCGTCCGAGGCCCAGCAGCGGCTGGGCAAGGTGCTCCAGCTCCAGGGGCGGTTCGGCGAGGCCGAGGCCTGCTTCCGCAAGGCGCTGGCCCTGGACCCCGACTACGTCGCCGCGCTCATCGGCCTGGGGACGGTCGAGGCGGCCCGGGGCGACACGGCCTCCGCCCTCCGGCGGTTCGACTCGGCCATCGAGGTCGAGCCCAGGGACGCCGAGGCCCGCTTCGTCGCGGCGGGCGTCCTGGAGTCGATCGGCCGGACCGACGAGGCGCTGGCCGGCTACTTCCGGACGATCGAGCTCAACCCGCTCCAGGCCGAGGCCAGCCGCCGGATCGGGGCGATCGAGCTGGCGCGCGGCCAGCCCGACCTGGCCCTCGCCCGCCTCGACCAGGCGGTGGAGCTCGCCCCGGAGGACGGCGAGGCGCGGCTGCTCCGCGGCCGGGCCCACCGGATCCTCCGCCACGCGACCGAGGCCCTCGCCGACCTGAAGATCGCCGCGAACCTCCTGCCGGACCGCCCGGAGGTGCACCTCCAGCTCGCTTTGGCCCTCGAGGCCGTCCAGCAGAAGCCCGCGGCCCTCGCCGCCGCCGAGAAGGCCCTCCAGCTCGCCCCCAACGACGCCGACGCCCGCGACCTCACCCGGCGGCTCCGGCGATGA
- a CDS encoding MFS transporter: protein MADSGGAAGAPAATATRPRLGFWPIWNMSFGFLGIQFGWGLQLANMSAIYAKLGADPDRIPILWLAGPVTGLLIQPVIGSMSDRTWNRLGRRRPYFLAGAVLSSVALFLMPDSSALWMAAGLLWVLDASINISMEPFRAFVADKLDESQRTAGFVMQSFFIGVGATLANVLPYLFHKMGVAGTTAGGIPLTVQYTFKLGAGAFLLAVLWTVLTTGEDPPADLEAFRRRRAETGGLRRGLAEIVDAIGAMPRVMRQLAVVQVFTWLGLFCMWMFFGLATARYVFGATASGSPEFDRGTEWGGIAFAVYSVVCFAVAFALPGLAARLGRTRTHAACLACGGLGLLSTWFLRDPYLWLLSMVGVGIAWASILSMPYAMLAGALPPERVGVYMGVFNFFIVIPEIIASLSFQPLVKHLFGNDPLAVVLLGGSSLLVAAALTTRVHDVTATAAS, encoded by the coding sequence ATGGCGGACAGCGGCGGTGCGGCCGGGGCCCCGGCCGCGACGGCGACGCGGCCGAGGCTGGGCTTCTGGCCGATCTGGAACATGAGCTTCGGGTTCCTGGGCATCCAGTTCGGCTGGGGCCTTCAGCTCGCGAACATGAGCGCCATCTACGCGAAGCTCGGCGCCGACCCGGACCGGATCCCGATCCTCTGGCTCGCCGGGCCCGTCACGGGGTTGCTCATCCAGCCGGTCATCGGCTCCATGAGCGACCGGACGTGGAACCGCCTGGGGCGGCGGCGGCCGTACTTCCTGGCCGGGGCCGTGCTCTCCAGCGTCGCGCTGTTCCTCATGCCGGATTCCTCCGCGCTCTGGATGGCGGCCGGGCTGCTCTGGGTCCTCGACGCGAGCATCAACATCAGCATGGAGCCCTTCCGCGCGTTCGTCGCCGACAAGCTCGACGAGTCCCAGCGCACGGCCGGCTTCGTGATGCAGAGCTTCTTCATCGGCGTGGGGGCGACGCTCGCCAACGTGCTGCCCTACCTCTTCCACAAGATGGGCGTGGCCGGGACGACGGCCGGCGGCATCCCGCTGACGGTCCAGTACACCTTCAAGCTGGGCGCCGGGGCGTTCCTCCTGGCGGTGCTCTGGACCGTCCTCACGACGGGCGAGGATCCGCCGGCCGACCTCGAGGCCTTCCGCCGCCGCCGGGCCGAGACCGGCGGCCTCCGCCGCGGGCTGGCGGAGATCGTGGACGCGATCGGGGCCATGCCGCGGGTGATGCGGCAGCTCGCCGTCGTCCAGGTCTTCACCTGGCTGGGCCTCTTCTGCATGTGGATGTTCTTCGGCCTGGCCACCGCGCGGTACGTCTTCGGCGCGACCGCCAGCGGCTCGCCGGAGTTCGACCGCGGCACGGAATGGGGCGGGATCGCCTTCGCCGTCTACTCGGTCGTCTGCTTCGCGGTGGCCTTCGCGCTGCCGGGGCTGGCCGCGCGGCTGGGGCGGACGCGGACCCACGCGGCCTGCCTGGCCTGCGGCGGGCTCGGCCTGCTCTCGACGTGGTTCCTCCGCGACCCGTACCTCTGGCTGCTCAGCATGGTCGGCGTCGGCATCGCCTGGGCGTCGATCCTGTCGATGCCCTACGCGATGCTCGCCGGCGCGCTGCCGCCGGAGCGCGTCGGCGTGTACATGGGCGTGTTCAACTTCTTCATCGTCATCCCCGAGATCATCGCGTCGCTGTCGTTCCAGCCGCTGGTCAAGCACCTCTTCGGCAACGACCCGCTGGCCGTCGTCCTGCTCGGCGGCTCCAGCCTGCTCGTCGCCGCCGCGCTGACCACCCGGGTCCACGACGTCACCGCGACGGCCGCATCCTGA
- a CDS encoding nucleoside deaminase, translating to MPDLDAVADDHGRFMRRCLDLARVARELGNTPVGSVVVLDGTIIGEGIEALPNGTSIIGHAEALACQAALDATGRRDLAGATLYTTAEPCFLCGYAIRQLRIGLVVYGKETPIIGAVTSIHPILTDPHLDAWRPAPAVIGGVMREECERLKAQAFEGQPPFKGTS from the coding sequence ATGCCGGATCTCGATGCGGTCGCCGACGACCACGGACGCTTCATGCGGCGGTGCCTCGACCTGGCGAGGGTGGCCCGCGAGTTGGGCAACACGCCGGTCGGGAGCGTCGTCGTCCTCGACGGCACGATCATCGGGGAGGGAATCGAGGCCCTCCCCAACGGCACCTCCATCATCGGCCATGCCGAGGCCCTCGCCTGCCAGGCGGCGCTCGATGCGACGGGCCGCAGGGACCTCGCCGGGGCCACGCTCTACACCACCGCCGAGCCCTGCTTCCTGTGCGGGTACGCGATCCGCCAGCTGCGCATCGGCCTGGTCGTCTACGGCAAGGAGACGCCGATCATCGGGGCGGTCACCTCGATCCATCCGATCCTGACCGACCCTCACCTGGACGCCTGGCGTCCGGCCCCGGCCGTGATCGGCGGGGTCATGCGCGAGGAGTGTGAGCGGCTGAAGGCGCAGGCATTCGAGGGTCAGCCGCCATTCAAGGGGACGTCCTGA
- a CDS encoding YybH family protein yields MGSDERAIREVHEAWIDAVNAGGLDRLLALMADDAAFLIPGEECIGRDGLSAKFSAAHRQLRIRCLSELMEVVVVGEVAYTRSRDSLAVSPRAGGDEDRLAGDRMTIYRKQPDGRWLLARDANVLSPVEG; encoded by the coding sequence ATGGGATCGGATGAACGAGCGATCCGGGAGGTGCATGAGGCCTGGATCGACGCCGTCAACGCCGGCGGCCTCGACCGCCTGCTCGCCCTGATGGCGGACGATGCCGCGTTCCTCATCCCGGGCGAGGAATGCATCGGGCGGGATGGGTTGTCCGCCAAGTTCTCCGCCGCTCACCGGCAGCTCCGGATCCGCTGCCTGAGCGAGCTGATGGAGGTCGTGGTCGTCGGCGAGGTGGCCTACACGCGCAGCCGGGACTCGCTCGCCGTGTCCCCCCGCGCCGGCGGGGACGAGGATCGGCTTGCCGGCGATCGCATGACGATCTACCGCAAGCAGCCCGACGGCCGCTGGCTCCTGGCCCGGGACGCGAATGTGCTGTCCCCGGTCGAGGGATGA
- a CDS encoding alpha-amylase family glycosyl hydrolase, translating to MPAPLANGLPRRLLLVLSTLAILAAAAAPAPAQQATAKDVAKLPARPRPQWVTDAVIYELFPRNFSNEGNFAGVTARLDELKDLGVDVLWLMPIHPIGQKGKKGTVGSPYAVRDYDAINPDYGTAEDLKRLVAEAHKRGLKVILDIVANHTAWDSVLMEKHPDFYTRDASGKVLPPNPDWTDVADLNYDNPALRDYMVGMLKRWVKEFDVDGFRCDVAMEVPTDFWERVRDELAAIKPDIFLLAEASKPELLVKAFDADYAWPLHGTLAEVMMSGRPATAIRDAWKEQKAAFPKGAVHVVFSDNHDERRAIVRFGERGAMAAAVLIFTLDGIPLIYNGMEFGDSTESGAPALFEKLPILRPISERRPEFAILFRQLIALRRDHPALRSGDLAWLPTSDEDRIVAFLRRDAKEEILVAINLSNRPFRGRIADLPAQAAAFRDITPTLKAGVPSARASGRSGAQPPALPELSLPAWGFRVLQRMLP from the coding sequence ATGCCCGCGCCCCTCGCGAACGGCTTGCCCCGCCGCCTGCTCCTCGTGCTCTCCACGCTGGCCATCCTGGCCGCCGCGGCCGCCCCGGCCCCGGCGCAGCAGGCGACGGCGAAGGACGTCGCCAAGCTCCCCGCGCGGCCCCGCCCGCAATGGGTGACCGACGCCGTCATCTACGAGCTCTTCCCGCGCAACTTCTCGAACGAGGGCAACTTCGCGGGCGTCACCGCGAGGCTGGACGAGCTGAAGGACCTGGGCGTCGACGTCCTCTGGCTGATGCCGATCCACCCGATCGGCCAGAAGGGCAAGAAGGGGACCGTCGGCAGCCCCTACGCCGTCCGCGACTACGACGCCATCAACCCGGACTACGGCACGGCCGAGGACCTGAAGCGCCTGGTCGCGGAGGCCCACAAGCGGGGGTTGAAGGTCATCCTGGACATCGTCGCCAACCACACGGCGTGGGACTCGGTGCTGATGGAGAAGCACCCGGACTTCTACACCCGCGACGCCTCCGGCAAGGTCCTGCCGCCGAACCCCGACTGGACCGACGTCGCCGACCTGAACTACGACAACCCCGCGCTCCGCGACTACATGGTCGGCATGCTCAAGCGTTGGGTGAAGGAGTTCGACGTGGACGGCTTCCGCTGCGACGTGGCGATGGAGGTCCCGACCGACTTCTGGGAGCGGGTCCGCGACGAGCTGGCGGCGATCAAGCCGGACATCTTCCTGCTGGCCGAGGCCTCCAAGCCCGAGCTGCTGGTGAAGGCGTTCGACGCCGACTACGCCTGGCCGCTGCACGGCACGCTCGCCGAGGTCATGATGAGCGGCCGGCCGGCGACGGCGATCCGCGACGCCTGGAAGGAGCAGAAGGCCGCCTTCCCGAAGGGCGCGGTCCACGTCGTCTTCAGCGACAACCACGACGAGCGCCGGGCCATCGTCCGCTTCGGCGAGCGCGGGGCCATGGCCGCGGCCGTGCTGATCTTCACCCTGGACGGGATCCCGCTCATCTACAACGGCATGGAGTTCGGCGACTCGACCGAGTCCGGCGCCCCGGCCCTCTTCGAGAAGCTCCCCATCCTCCGGCCGATCTCCGAGCGGCGGCCGGAGTTCGCCATCCTCTTCCGGCAGCTCATCGCCCTCCGCCGCGACCACCCGGCGCTGCGATCCGGCGACCTGGCCTGGCTGCCGACCTCCGACGAGGACCGGATCGTCGCGTTCCTCCGCCGCGACGCGAAGGAGGAAATCCTCGTCGCGATCAACCTCTCCAACCGCCCGTTCCGGGGCAGGATCGCGGACCTCCCCGCGCAGGCCGCGGCCTTCCGCGACATCACGCCGACCCTGAAGGCCGGCGTGCCCTCGGCCAGGGCCAGCGGGCGCTCCGGGGCCCAGCCGCCCGCCCTGCCCGAGCTCTCGCTGCCGGCCTGGGGCTTCCGCGTCCTCCAGCGGATGCTGCCCTGA
- a CDS encoding CRTAC1 family protein, whose translation MIRRALGVLLTAGLLGLAASWILIGPTIWRRAGARFSAIAARGRAPGSTSPVDVRPAAGARAAEPTVAIVSQGFLDASGYNLAYPYTAPIADRGSLAECLAAARGRADRGIAEIEGQLRLWSESGPGGAAGAIGKARLETYAALLCMYDGRFAEAEARLGRAIATLRVPGVPANLIANLTAIRGAAALRRGEEDNCVACLGPSSCLFPLSPEAVHARPDGSRAATGYFLEYLHARPEDLGIRWVLNIAAMTLGEYPDGVPPEFRIPARSPAAGSDLGRFPNVAMAAGLGVRGPNMSGGSLFDDFNGDGWPDVVTTTTDWDQGASFYLNRGDGTFEDRSVPSGLDAQPMALNLSHADYDNDGKLDILIIRGGWEDPYPLTLLHNAGGGRFEDVTRAAGMAEPIASKSAAWGDYDDDGLVDVYVAGEFYPNADRRVADTNPAPRATDPRNRGRLYRNNGDGTFTDVAARAGVLNERWAQGAAWGDYDDDGKLDLFVSNRQAGNRLYRNNGDGTFADVAPELGLLGPSECFACWFWDYDNDGRLDLYVNGSFAPMQVVAADLLGKGTPPSRFLPRLYRNVGGGKFEDATAAAGLNHAWLPMGASTGDIDNDGYPDVYLGTGRPQYEALVPNVLLRNVGGARFEDVSEATGTGHLQKGHGVSFADYDRDGDLDLFVEQGGATPGDKAYNLLFRNPGRPGRHWLEVRLVGTRTNRAALAATLRADLAATPNSPARSIFRQIGPGSSFGGNSLAAWIGLGESDRVESLTVSWPTSRTRQTFRDVPADRSLEITEGAASYRTLAREPARIDPPPRAR comes from the coding sequence ATGATCAGAAGAGCGTTGGGCGTCCTCCTCACCGCCGGGCTCCTCGGCCTCGCGGCCTCCTGGATCCTGATCGGGCCGACGATCTGGCGGAGAGCCGGGGCGAGGTTTTCGGCCATTGCCGCGCGGGGCCGGGCGCCCGGATCGACGTCGCCCGTGGACGTCCGGCCCGCCGCCGGGGCCCGGGCGGCCGAGCCGACGGTGGCGATCGTCAGCCAGGGGTTCCTGGACGCCAGCGGCTACAACCTGGCGTATCCCTACACCGCCCCCATCGCCGACCGCGGCTCGCTGGCCGAGTGCCTGGCCGCGGCCCGGGGCCGGGCGGATCGGGGCATCGCCGAGATCGAGGGCCAGCTCCGGCTCTGGTCCGAGTCCGGGCCCGGGGGCGCGGCCGGCGCGATCGGCAAGGCCCGGCTGGAGACCTACGCCGCGCTGCTCTGCATGTACGACGGCCGCTTCGCCGAGGCCGAGGCGCGGCTGGGGCGGGCGATCGCCACGCTGAGGGTCCCGGGGGTGCCCGCGAACCTGATCGCCAACCTCACGGCCATCCGCGGCGCGGCGGCCCTGCGGCGGGGCGAGGAGGACAACTGCGTCGCCTGCCTCGGCCCCTCGAGCTGCCTCTTCCCGCTCTCCCCAGAGGCCGTGCACGCGAGGCCCGACGGCTCGCGGGCGGCGACGGGGTATTTCCTCGAGTACCTCCACGCCCGGCCCGAGGACCTCGGCATCCGCTGGGTCCTGAACATCGCGGCGATGACGCTGGGCGAATATCCCGACGGCGTGCCGCCGGAGTTCCGGATCCCGGCCCGATCGCCGGCCGCCGGGTCCGACCTCGGCAGGTTCCCCAACGTCGCCATGGCCGCCGGCCTGGGCGTGCGCGGCCCGAACATGTCCGGCGGCTCCCTCTTCGACGACTTCAACGGCGACGGCTGGCCGGACGTCGTCACCACGACCACCGACTGGGACCAGGGTGCCTCGTTCTACCTGAACCGCGGCGACGGCACGTTCGAGGACCGGTCGGTCCCCTCCGGCCTGGACGCGCAGCCGATGGCGCTGAACCTGTCGCACGCCGACTACGACAACGACGGCAAGCTCGACATCCTGATCATCCGGGGCGGCTGGGAGGACCCCTACCCGCTGACCCTGCTGCACAACGCGGGCGGCGGGCGGTTCGAGGACGTGACCCGGGCCGCCGGCATGGCCGAGCCGATCGCCTCCAAGTCCGCCGCCTGGGGCGACTACGACGACGACGGCCTGGTGGACGTCTACGTGGCCGGCGAGTTCTACCCCAACGCGGACCGCCGCGTGGCCGACACCAACCCGGCCCCGCGCGCGACGGACCCCCGCAACCGGGGCCGGCTCTACCGCAACAACGGCGACGGCACGTTCACCGACGTCGCCGCTCGCGCCGGCGTGCTCAACGAGCGCTGGGCCCAGGGGGCGGCCTGGGGCGACTACGACGACGACGGCAAGCTCGACCTGTTCGTCTCCAACCGGCAGGCCGGCAACCGGCTCTACCGCAACAACGGCGACGGCACATTCGCCGACGTCGCCCCCGAGCTCGGGCTGCTGGGGCCCTCGGAGTGCTTCGCCTGCTGGTTCTGGGACTACGACAACGACGGCCGGCTCGACCTCTACGTCAACGGCTCCTTCGCCCCCATGCAGGTGGTCGCGGCCGACCTGCTGGGCAAGGGCACGCCGCCGTCGCGGTTCCTCCCCCGGCTCTACCGCAACGTCGGCGGCGGGAAGTTCGAGGACGCGACCGCGGCGGCCGGCTTGAATCACGCCTGGCTGCCGATGGGCGCCAGCACCGGCGACATCGACAACGACGGCTACCCGGACGTCTACCTCGGGACCGGCAGGCCGCAGTACGAGGCCCTGGTCCCCAACGTCCTGCTCCGCAACGTCGGGGGCGCCCGCTTCGAGGACGTGAGCGAGGCGACGGGCACCGGCCACCTCCAGAAGGGCCACGGCGTCTCGTTCGCCGACTACGACCGCGACGGCGACCTCGACCTGTTCGTGGAGCAGGGGGGCGCCACGCCGGGCGACAAGGCCTACAACCTCCTCTTCCGGAACCCCGGCCGGCCGGGGCGGCACTGGCTGGAGGTCCGCCTGGTCGGCACCCGGACGAACCGCGCGGCGCTCGCGGCCACGTTGCGGGCCGACCTCGCCGCGACGCCGAACTCGCCGGCGCGGTCGATCTTCCGCCAAATCGGGCCGGGCTCGAGCTTCGGCGGCAACAGCCTCGCCGCCTGGATCGGCCTGGGCGAGTCGGATCGGGTCGAGTCGCTCACCGTCTCCTGGCCGACGAGCCGCACCCGCCAGACCTTCCGGGACGTCCCCGCCGATCGCTCGCTGGAGATCACCGAGGGGGCCGCGTCCTATCGCACCCTCGCCCGCGAGCCCGCCCGGATCGACCCGCCCCCGCGGGCCCGCTGA
- a CDS encoding ferritin has protein sequence MLISEKLTEAFNRQIGHELANYLQYQAIANYCEKESLFALARLYSKQADEEREHAMKFNKFLLDAGRSPIIPAVREPRNEFASALEAAQLALDAELATTRQIYDLVELATEGREFIPLNFLQWFLSEQLEEVASAESRLAIIRRAGPSVLMVEAYLVHETK, from the coding sequence ATGCTCATCAGCGAGAAGCTCACCGAGGCGTTCAACCGGCAGATCGGCCACGAGCTGGCGAATTACCTCCAGTACCAGGCGATCGCCAACTACTGCGAGAAGGAGTCCCTCTTCGCCCTCGCCCGGCTCTATTCCAAGCAGGCCGACGAGGAGCGCGAACACGCGATGAAGTTCAACAAGTTCCTGCTCGACGCCGGGCGGAGCCCGATCATCCCGGCGGTCCGCGAGCCCAGGAACGAGTTCGCCTCGGCCCTGGAGGCGGCCCAGCTCGCGCTCGACGCGGAGCTGGCCACCACCCGCCAGATCTACGACCTGGTCGAGCTGGCGACCGAGGGCCGCGAGTTCATCCCGCTGAACTTCCTCCAGTGGTTCCTCAGCGAGCAGCTCGAGGAGGTCGCCAGCGCCGAGAGCCGCCTGGCGATCATCCGCCGCGCCGGGCCGAGCGTGCTGATGGTCGAGGCCTACCTCGTGCACGAGACGAAGTGA
- a CDS encoding alpha/beta fold hydrolase, giving the protein MKVIAFSLAMLVPAIVIAQETPTVGYAPVNGLKMYYEVHGSGDPVVLLHGAYMSIPGNWTGWIGELSRTRKVIAVEMQGHGRTADIDRDLSFENLSDDVAALLDHLKIPSADVIGFSLGGGVAMECAIRHPDKVRKVVSISAVLRHDGWVKEAVEALPKLTAEAFKGSPIEAEYRKLSPTPDAFPEFVKHVIALASKPYDLGADRLKATRAPIFFIHGDADGVRLEHIAEMFRLKGGDVFGDMQPRSTSRLAILPNTTHVSLMERSAVIVPMVNDFLDARPLKP; this is encoded by the coding sequence ATGAAGGTCATCGCGTTTTCCCTGGCAATGCTCGTGCCGGCCATCGTCATCGCGCAGGAGACGCCAACCGTGGGCTACGCGCCGGTCAACGGGCTCAAGATGTACTACGAGGTCCACGGGAGCGGCGACCCGGTGGTGCTGCTCCACGGCGCGTACATGTCCATCCCGGGCAACTGGACCGGGTGGATCGGCGAGCTCTCCAGGACGCGGAAGGTGATCGCGGTCGAGATGCAGGGCCACGGGCGCACGGCCGACATCGATCGCGACCTGAGCTTCGAGAACCTCTCCGACGACGTGGCGGCGCTGCTCGACCACCTCAAGATCCCGAGCGCGGACGTCATCGGCTTCAGCCTGGGCGGCGGAGTCGCGATGGAATGCGCGATCCGGCATCCGGATAAGGTGCGCAAGGTCGTCAGCATCTCGGCCGTGCTCCGCCACGACGGCTGGGTCAAGGAGGCCGTCGAGGCGCTCCCCAAGCTCACGGCGGAGGCCTTCAAGGGCTCGCCGATCGAGGCCGAGTACAGGAAGCTGAGCCCGACGCCCGACGCGTTCCCGGAATTCGTCAAGCACGTCATCGCGCTGGCCTCGAAGCCGTACGACCTCGGCGCCGACAGGCTCAAGGCCACCAGGGCGCCGATCTTCTTCATCCACGGCGATGCCGACGGCGTGCGGCTCGAGCACATCGCGGAGATGTTCCGCCTGAAGGGCGGCGACGTCTTCGGCGACATGCAGCCGCGGTCGACGTCGCGGCTGGCCATCCTGCCCAACACCACGCACGTCAGCCTGATGGAGCGATCGGCCGTGATCGTCCCGATGGTGAATGACTTCCTCGATGCCCGGCCGCTGAAGCCATGA
- a CDS encoding acyltransferase family protein — MTGSVSASAKRRSVESANIASMRYLSDPAYWLYLAHLPLIIAAQLAVKDWPIPAFARCLLIVTVVTAFLSWTYQTLVRYTWVGRVLNGPRARPSRAGAPAAVA, encoded by the coding sequence ATGACGGGGTCGGTGTCGGCCTCGGCGAAGCGGAGGTCGGTGGAGAGTGCGAACATCGCGTCGATGCGATACCTCTCCGACCCCGCCTACTGGCTCTACCTCGCCCATCTGCCGCTGATCATCGCGGCCCAGCTCGCGGTTAAGGACTGGCCGATCCCGGCCTTCGCCAGGTGTTTGCTCATCGTCACCGTCGTGACAGCATTCCTGTCGTGGACATACCAGACCCTGGTGCGCTACACGTGGGTGGGACGAGTCCTGAACGGGCCACGCGCCCGGCCCTCGCGAGCGGGTGCGCCCGCCGCAGTGGCGTGA